The genomic region TTAATTATGCTGATGAAAAACTTTTTGAAATCAGGGTGGATAAACTCGAATCGATTGAAGAGGAATATGTTATAAATGATGTTCCTCAAACTGATGATGAACTAATAAAGTTTTTAGGCAATTTGGGTGAAGAGATATTTGTATTATTGCCATACAATGATGGTGAAGATTTCTATCTGAAATATTTTAATCACGCAGACTATTTTAAAACCGGCGACAACAACTTTAAAATCGGTTCACTGATATCCCATACAATTGGACGTCAGGATGAAGAAAACAATTTTGTGAAAATGTTTCAGGAGTTATATAGAACTGGTGAAAAGAAGACCGGAATTCTCAAATACATGAATGATGACGGAAAATTAATCAAATACCTTGATTTTCGCTACTTTATGATGGGGGATTCAATCGTTTCGATTCATGAAGACAAAACTGAAGTTAAAATGTATAGGGACAGTACATTGAATGATGAGAATCTAGGGGTTGCTATCGTACAGGGGGGCAGGTTTGTTGAGCTAAATGAAAATTATGCAAATTATGTTGGCAGATCAAGAGAGCAGATTCTGGGTTCAAAATACTCATTAAAAGGCATTCAATCACAAACAGCTGAAGTAACCAAAAAGGAAATCGAGCGTCTTTCACGACAGGAAAAGATTTCATATAAGGTTCCTCTTGTATCATACAATGATGACGGTAGCATTAGATTTTTCCTGAATGCGGAAGGCTCATACATCAGCTATGACAATCTGCCGGCAGTGCTGATAAAAATCAAGGATTTGACACAGCAGGAAAAGGACAAAAACAGAATTGAAAATGACAATGATTCAAAGACTCAACTGAAATATACCTTTAAAACTTTGGCCGACAATTCAAAAACAATCATATCTTATGGTGTATATCCTGATAATTTTATTGTTTCCGACAATTTCTATGATGTCATTGAGGATGAAAGCAGATCATACCAGTTTAATCCGTCAATAATAAGGGATTTCCTACTGGGTGAAGACATGGAGCTATATGATTCGATGATGGATTTGCTCAGCCCGGAAAATCCTGAAGTTGAATTTACAACAAGCATAATGACACTGAAACTTAATATTAAATATATCAGACATCACATTAAACTTGTCTATGACTCTGAAGGAAACGCTA from Methanobrevibacter sp. harbors:
- a CDS encoding sensor histidine kinase; translation: MKIAYFNYADEKLFEIRVDKLESIEEEYVINDVPQTDDELIKFLGNLGEEIFVLLPYNDGEDFYLKYFNHADYFKTGDNNFKIGSLISHTIGRQDEENNFVKMFQELYRTGEKKTGILKYMNDDGKLIKYLDFRYFMMGDSIVSIHEDKTEVKMYRDSTLNDENLGVAIVQGGRFVELNENYANYVGRSREQILGSKYSLKGIQSQTAEVTKKEIERLSRQEKISYKVPLVSYNDDGSIRFFLNAEGSYISYDNLPAVLIKIKDLTQQEKDKNRIENDNDSKTQLKYTFKTLADNSKTIISYGVYPDNFIVSDNFYDVIEDESRSYQFNPSIIRDFLLGEDMELYDSMMDLLSPENPEVEFTTSIMTLKLNIKYIRHHIKLVYDSEGNATSYVSSHQDITEEAAYINSLKKQIYEKNEIIKDRDIDIKEAHHNIKNNLNILLSLIRMEEHNHIPIEDIIEDTKSHLKSISVMHEKLYQSKNLVDIGLKGYIDSIVESLFDIYSSKIQYVSKVEDISLNAKQAGSLGLIINELINNTVKYAFPDDDPGKVEIKIGRLDNKIEVEYRDSGVGIPDSVDFENPTSLGLTVIHNLTKQIDGEIAYTFDNGTCISIVFTENESF